The Mustela erminea isolate mMusErm1 chromosome 6, mMusErm1.Pri, whole genome shotgun sequence genome includes a region encoding these proteins:
- the LOC116593275 gene encoding 40S ribosomal protein S10-like has translation MLMPKKNRIAIYELLFKEGVMVAKKDVHMPKHPELVDKNVPNLHVMKAMQSLKSRGYVKEQFAWRHFYWYLTNEGIQYLRDYLHLPPEIVPATLHRSCPETGRPRPKGLEGERPARLTRGEADRDTYRRSAVPPGADKKAEARAGSATEFQFRGRFGRGCGQPPQ, from the coding sequence ATGTTGATGCCCAAGAAGAACCGAATTGCCATTTATGAACTCCTTTTCAAGGAGGGAGTGATGGTGGCCAAGAAGGATGTCCACATGCCCAAACACCCTGAGTTGGTAGACAAGAACGTGCCCAATCTTCACGTCATGAAGGCCATGCAGTCTCTCAAATCACGAGGCTACGTAAAGGAACAGTTTGCCTGGAGACATTTCTACTGGTACCTTACCAACGAGGGTATCCAGTATCTGCGTGATTACCTCCACCTGCCCCCTGAGATTGTGCCTGCCACTCTGCACCGCAGCTGCCCTGAGACTGGCAGACCACGGCCCAAAGGTCTGGAGGGAGAGCGACCTGCAAGACTCACACGAGGGGAAGCTGACAGAGACACCTACAGACGAAGCGCTGTGCCCCCTGGTGCTGACAAGAAAGCTGAGGCCAGGGCTGGTTCAGCAACTGAGTTCCAGTTCAGA